The region tttcttctctttcctgaAAGGTGTCAGATTGTGTTTTGTTCgccaactttttaaaatgtttctgattagctgatgtttttgtttccctgTGGGTTCAATGAACTTCTCATAAACAACAAGTCTCATTCTCACCATATTTGATGTGAGGCTGGCAGGTTTCCTCAATTCGTTTGGCTACTGTCAAAGTCGCATCGACCTTTGCTCTGTAGGCAACACACGCAGctaaatgacaacatcaacaacaatagTATTTTAATATCTGGTTAAAacctaaaacacaaaacacaaaatacattcaaacatcaTCGGATATCAACCAGCAGCTAGTGTttgcagaggcgctgcttgtcaataggcaaggcaggcaactgcttggggccaaAGGCCAGTGGTgggcccccaagggctgacacaccttaaatcacagcagtgcCTCAAATTTTGTTAAATTTTCAATGgcagtagaaaacctccctaagggtgCCCCATCTGATAGCACTTACTATTCCCTGTTAGTTGCACcgtgcattattgctgtgaaaaccaaagtttgtcaataaaagaaaatgaagaggaattatctgtataggagtgaaaaataaagagatggtggttggagggccccccaattaaTTATTTGCCTAGGGCCCAAACAAACTCTACAATTGCCTCTTGAGTGTTTGCAGTCAATTAACAGGCAGACTTCACCTGTCATACAATGACACTGTTCAGCCACACAGAGGCGCTGCAGCTTCTGCTCCTGGTAGGAAAATGGTTTGGTGCACTTATTTTCATTATGAAATATATTATTTGAATGATTCCAACCTGACCACAGTATTATTTTTTCTGGTGTAAATGGGCTTCCAGGTGTGACAAAGTGACAGAGTTAAATTAATAGAGAGTTCCTCCATCACACTAACTGGTGAAGTGTCCCTGAAGCAGAATAGCatttactaaaaaaaagaaaagaaaaaaaagatagactTCAAATCTCAGCATGCATACCAGGTCCTGACTCCTTGTTGCCTTTGTCTTGAGGCTCATGGATGCTAAACAGCGACTCACTGAACCCCCTCACTTTGTAATGAACATCCTTGAGGTGGGTCATCacataaactctctctctcccccccccccccccccccccctttaaagGGAAGACACAgagatagaaaaaaatcaacttgTGTAAAGTTGGGGAACTTAAAAGAGAAAGAGTCTCAAAAATCTCGTTCTCATCTTTCTAAATACATGTAAATAGATGTAGGCCTGTATTAAGTGCAGTGTATTTCCAGGCTAAAGGGTGGGGAGACTTTGAAAAGAAGATGAGAACAAGTTACTGGACGGCTTTAAAGATGAACTGGAAAGTGTGGACCCCCTTCCAGTTCATCAATATCAACTTTGTGCCTGTTCAGGTATGTATTTTAATGGCATCCTGTCAAtgaacagattttaaatcacatattgACACTTCCTGTTATGtgttcctgtgtctgtttgtgatttcagttcagaGTGCTGTTTGCCAACATGGTCGCCTTATTTTGGTACGCCTACCTAGTATCTGTGAGGAAATGAAGCATCCTGGCTCGTGGAAAAATAATCTGGAGGAATCTTCTTCTTCACAGTGCCTTTAACATGATGTGTTTACTGAACTACTGCGTACCTGTAATTTAACATGACAATAATTCTCACTAAAAGCAGCTCTGATGATTGTCTGTCAACAAACCCTAACAAAAGTGataagacattttaacatgctgCTATAATATGTCAGACCCCTGACTGCTTTCATTATTACTGAACAAAGTAAATCTACttaataaaaaagtttataaaacaCTGGAAAAATCTTTTGAAATATAATAAAGAACAAGGAAATAATTGAGATATgaagatcatttttattttttagtttggtGCAACTTCACCTCTGCACAAAATGAACAGGAAATACAATCATGTAAATTCACTTTGATGATTTTGTTATTTAACAATGCCTGCATAACAATAGGCTTTGgtgaaaatataattaaaacatgatgtgctgtacctttaacatttttttttattgtcaaggAAATATGacaaaacaattattaaaaacatgacagaaaaatcttgttcaaaataaaaaaaagtgatatacCGGTATTTCTTTAGCCTATGGCATTTGTCCTTCACTTGAACTTATAACTTATACTATAAACTTATAAACAGTAGCTCATGTAAAATAACATGCTGAAACCAGAGGTGTCCTCAGCCTCCTCGCAGACGCATCATCATGTCGATGGTGCTGTGCTCTGTGACGCCGTAGTCTGAAAGTTTCCCGCTCGCCATCTCTCTGCCTTGGAAAACCAACCTCTGCTGGCTCACCGCgaccccctctctcctctggaCTTTGACCTTGAAGTCGCTCACGGTCTCCTCCGGTGTGACGTCATAGGTGGACGACTTCCCCTTTTCGTTTCTGAGGAACACCTGGATGGTCGGCGGCGACCCGGTGACGATCAGAGACACCCGGGAGCCGTTCTGCAGGCCGTATGAGCTCACAGGCATCAAGTCGTCGTTGAGAGAAGTCTTGTGTCCGTTTTCATAGACCAGCCTCTGTCTCTCAGAACTAACCCCGAGTTTGTCCTGGATCAGTTTCTTCAGAGCGCCCACCGTGTCGTTAGGGTTCACCCGAAAGCTGTGGGATTCACCACTCAGCATAACGATAGTTATTTCCATGATTTATGCAgcctgaaatgaaatgtatcaATATAAATACAGGAAAAAGACTTCTAAAACAGcttgtaaataaagaaacataaacTTAACTAAGCGTTAAGGATCTTACCTTTTGTTAACTTGTAAAATTCCTGAGGGAAACTTCTAGAAAAGTCTCGAGACGctgacaggtaaacagacgatgctcagcagcagctgtgacaCAGGTTTGAACTCAGCATTGTTTATATGGAACCAGCAGCTGATCGACACGCCCACTTTATTTAACATTCGTTTCCCTTCTTCTCTGACTTAATAACTTTCGTTTTCGATGTCTCAACGTGACGTATTCTAAAACGGGCACGTAACATGCACTGACAAACAAGTTAAGACTAttagtctcttaaatcaaataaaaaagacagcTGATAGTAGGAATATATCACATAATCATAACACAGGACTTCCAGAGTACTATCACATGGACTGATTAGCTGATGTAAGGTTGAAGAAGGACTAAGTATAATTTCAGATAGGCAGGAATTGTAATGTTTTCTATAAATTAAAGTTGGTATTGAAATGTAactattgtcttatttattcttgtacatattagtctttattttgtgtttattgttgatatttaatgttatatacCTTTATTCAAACTAAGAGatcacagttcactgaagtcaaattccttgtgagTAAACATACGTGGCCAATAAAGGTGATTCAGGTAAAACACAAGTTAGAACTACTACAATAAGGTATTGCAATGAATGCCCTCAGGTTAACATTTAAGGCACACCTTAAATGTTAATGATATGAAACTGAAACTATAAcaagtagaaagaaaaaaacaattcaaatgcatGACaagctcattttattttatgacatAAAAAATTGATAAGAACAGTCAAATAACTTTCCCTCCACGTAAGCATTACATAAAGTCATAAACTCCATTTCATGTCATGACTCATCCCCAATCATCTTTATCCTTTGGACATCTTTGTTTACGGTATttgtattcaaatgttttgttttggtccttgttattttgtttttttcttaatgtttacaaaaacaagtgtAGCCTTTGTCTTAACAAGTTCCCTTTTTGAGTCAAAAGACATCTGATAAACaagtatttctttttaaagctgtcAAGTGGGAACAGGtattctttttaaaatacacGTTTAGGCTTCATATTAGCAATATTAACCTCTGTCTAAATCCACAACATCCACTGAAATATCTTAACAAAATCCTCATTTACTGGGAAACATGGACAAAGGGAACAGATTCATCAAATAATTGTGGTTCAACTCaacataatcaatcaatcaatcaatttttatttgtatagcgtcaactcataaaaagtgttatctcgagacactttacaagaagcaggtaaaaataccttactctttgtctgttaacattacaaaagagcaggtaaaataccatactcattgttatgttacaaaaagcaggtaaaagaccttacttattgttatgttacaaaaagcaggtaaaataccttacttattgctatgttacaaagatccggcctatccatcatgagcactttagcaaagcagcaaaagttacagtggtaagaaaaaactgccttattaaaaggcagaaatcttcggccggatccccggctcatgacgaaacagttttcacaggcctagactgcgccgggcttggaaagggatagggggagagatgggataagatgcaggaagagggatagagagcaagggggtggggggaggtagaccgtccatcagcaatccggtggggaggggagggggtgtgtgtgtgtgtgggggggggggggggggttgttctg is a window of Labrus mixtus chromosome 5, fLabMix1.1, whole genome shotgun sequence DNA encoding:
- the LOC132974243 gene encoding peroxisomal membrane protein 2-like, with the protein product MDAKQRLTEPPHFVMNILEAKGWGDFEKKMRTSYWTALKMNWKVWTPFQFININFVPVQFRVLFANMVALFWYAYLVSVRK
- the LOC132974238 gene encoding polyubiquitin-B-like, producing MEITIVMLSGESHSFRVNPNDTVGALKKLIQDKLGVSSERQRLVYENGHKTSLNDDLMPVSSYGLQNGSRVSLIVTGSPPTIQVFLRNEKGKSSTYDVTPEETVSDFKVKVQRREGVAVSQQRLVFQGREMASGKLSDYGVTEHSTIDMMMRLRGG